The genome window AAAAGGAACACTTGAAGAGACAATAGATGCCATAAGCAAACATAAAACTGATCTTGCGGCCAAATCCATAAGTAACGATGAAACATTCCTTACAGAAATGACCGACGAAGAGTTAAAAGAAGTGTTAGAGTTGAGATTATAATCAGAATCTCATACTGAAATTAAGGCTTCTTGATGAATGTGTTAATGCACCGATAGATATGATGTCCACACCCAATTTTGCATATTCCACAATAGTTTCATCAGTTATTCCACCAGATACTTCAATCAATGAATTTTGACGAATGTTTAACTCAGATAACTTATCAATGACTTCACTTACTTCATCAGGCGACATGTTATCAAGCATTACGATATCCGCACGATTTTCAACACATTTTATTGCATCATCTAAAGTTTCCACTTCAATTTCTATTTTTTTAGAAAAGCTGGTGTTTGCCTTTGCTTTTAGCAGCGCATCCAATGGACTTTCACATGTTGCAATATGATTGTCTTTAATTAAAACCATATCATCCAAACCGAAGCGATGAGTATCCGCACCACCTACTTTAAGGGCGTATTTGTCAAATTTGGCTATTGCAGGTGAAGTTTTACGTGTTCCCGCAACCCTCACATCATAATCCTTAACCATATTAACATAATGATTGGCTGCGCTAGCCACTCCACTCATTCTCATTGACAAATTTAAAACAGTCCTCTCCAAAAGCAGAATTGTCCTTGCATCTCCGGAAACAGACATCAGCAAATCATTTTTAGAAATTGGAGTCCCATCCTTTAACCAGAACAGAACATTTATCCCATATTCTTCAAATACATCTCGAATTATATCCATACCTGCTAAAATACCTTCATCTTTAGAAATTATTTGGGCGCTGACCTCACAACCTTCATCAACAACTGCCTGTGAAGTTATATCCCCAAATCCCATATCTTCATCTAACATGTATTGAATAATCTTGTCCAAAAAATCACCTAAAAATTTAATATAATTATGAATATATATTATTTAAAGAACTATAAAAGTGATTACATTATGGAAATAATATTTTTAGGGACTTCATCTGCGGTCCATTCAAAAGAAAGAAATCATCCTTCAATAGCTCTGAAGGCTTTTGGTGATGTCATGCTGTTTGACTGTGGTGAAGGAACTCAAAGACAAATGCTTCATACAAAAGTAAGTCCTATGAAGATATCTAAAATATTTATCAGCCACTTTCATGGAGACCATATTTTAGGCCTTCCAGGGCTGTTACAGTCATTGGGGCTTCAGGACAGAAAGGAAAAATTAACAATATACGGTCCAAGAGGATTGAATAAAGTTAAAGATGCAATCTATAACTTTGGTTACTGTAAATTTGATTTTCCAATTGATTTTATTGAAATTGAATCTCAAATCATTGAAGAAACTGATGAATATATCATTAAATCACAGTTGGTAAAACATAATGTTCCATCACTTGCATATTCAATTGAAGAGAAGAAAAAACCGAGATTCTTACGTGACAAGGCTATTGAATTGGGAGTTCCTGTAGGTCCTGCTTTTGGTAAACTGCACAATGGTGAAGAAGTTGAAGTAAATGGCAAAATCATTAAACCTGAACAGGTACTTGGAGAACCTAGAAAAGGAATTAAAATAACTTACTCCGGAGATACAAGGCCCTGTGAAGAAATGATTGATCTGGCAAAAGACAGCACCATACTGATTCATGAATCCACATTTTCACTGCAGGATGAAGAAAATGCGCTTGAGCATGGCCATTCAACAGCTTCCGATGCTGCATATGTTGCCAAACATTCAAACAGCAAAGAATTGATATTGACCCATATCAGTACCCGATATAATGGAGAATTTTACAAAATACTGTTGAAAGAGGCCAGAGAAATTTTTGAAAATACCCGAATGGCCTATGACCTAATGGAAATTGAGCTATAGTGATACAATGAATATTCCTCAAACAACAATCAATGACCCCTGGATGACCCTTATTTATATACTGATTGTAATTATAATCACAACAATTATAACAAGACTTATTGCATTTTCAATGAATAGAATGAAACGATTCCATGAAAATGCGACTGTAATTTATCTTATTCGAGATATAATTAATTATATCATTTATTTCATTGCATTAATGGTTATTTTACAATTCTTTGGAATAAATCTTGCAGGAACTCTGCTGAGTGTAGGTATTGTAGGTATAGCTGTGAGTTTTGCGGCAAAAGACATTATATCCAATTTATTTTCAGGAATACTTTTGATTCTGGGAAAAAGTATTAAAGTTGGAGACACCATTGAAGTTAATGGAAAAAAAGGTTTCGTTGAAAGAATTTCACTTAGATCAACCGTTATTGTTGATGATTTAGGTGTTAAAAATCATGTTCCAAACTCAACATTAACAAATGACTATTATCTCCAGTTCAAACCTCCTGAAAAGTATAGGGTGGACATTTTGACAGGATTGCCACTTAATATTGATGTGGAAGATTTTGTAGAACATATAGTGGCAAAAATGGAAAGTTATGATGCAATAGCTGAAGACCCGAAACCTGCCGTTTTTGCGAATCAGATAAGTTTTAAACAAAGTAAGGTTAAAGTTTCATTTTGGGTAAAAGATTATAATAATAAAGACCAATATAAAATAATAATCACAAACGATATTAGAAAATATATTACAATGGGTGAGACAAATGAGTAACTCTCTTCAAGAAGAAATTTTAAAATTGAAAGACGAAAAAAATGCAATTATTTTAGCACACAATTACCAACCAAAAGAAATTCAAGAAATTGCAGATTTTCTTGGAGATTCATTGGAATTATGCATTAAAGCATCTAAAATTGACGACAAGGATTTAGTTATCTTTTGCGGTGTTGATTTCATGGCGGAAACCGCTTTTATTTTAAATCCTGATAAAAAAATTGTCATACCAACTTTAGAAGCGGAGTGCCCAATGGCACACATGTTGCCTGAGGACGTTTTACTTGAAGCAAAAAAAGAACATCCTGATGCAGGTGTTATTTTATATGTGAACAGTATTGCTGAAGCAAAACAACATGCTGACACTTTATGTACTTCCGCAAATGCAGTTAAAGTTACTGAAAGTTTACCACATGATAAAATACTATTCGGCCCTGATAAAAACTTAGGAACCCATGTTGCAGAAAAATTAGACAAAGAGATTATTCATGTCCCAAAAGACGGCCATTGCTATGTCCACAGACTATTCCATGTGGAAGATATTGAACTAAAAAGAGAACAGCATCCTAATGCAGAGGTAATTTGCCATCCAGAATGTAATATCAATGTTCAAAATGCAGCAGATAAAGTAATGTCAACCGGAGGCATGTTAAAATACATCGCTGAAAGCGACAAGGAAGAGTTTATTATCGGAACAGAAGTTGATATGATTACAAGAATCAATGCAGAAGTTCCTGGAAAAAAACTTTACCCACTCCTGGAAGGTGCAATCTGTGAAACTATGAAATTGCACACCCTGGAAAAAGTAAGGGATGCTCTTGTTAATGAAGAGCCTCAAGTAACATTACCTAAAGATGTTGCAGAAAAATCCAGAAAAGCCGTTGAACATATGTTAAATGCTAGTTAAACTAGCTTTAACTATTCTTTTAATAATTGCTCAAAAAATGAAATTACCTCATCTCCAAGATAAGAGTAATCTTCATTTTCGAAAAAATAACTTTCAAGACCCTGGTCCTGAATCAAGGTTACTGAATCTTTTACACAATCCTTAAATGGCATTAAATCCAAATCATAATCAAAATAATTCTTATTTGTCGCCACAAATAATGATTTGGCCTTTATTTTATGTAACTTATCTATAACATCAAATTGAAGATCGCATTCATTTCTAAATTTGAAATCATAAATGTCAACAAATAAACCTTCATCCAGAAAATCATCAAAAATTGCATGAATCTGATTGTTATCCAATTTACTGAAAGCTTTTTTGGAAGCTGAATGAGCAAATAATAACGAATTTATTGCAATGAGCGCCTTATTTTTTGAAATACTATATTCATCTGAATATAAATCCTCAACCGAATCAATAATGTGTTCAAAGGTTTTTCCCAGTATAAATCTATAACCGGAAGTTTTAGCTGCAGTATTTACCAGAAATATACAGTCCATCTCGTCAGGGTATTCACAGGCCCATGTTAAAACTTGAAAACCCCCTATGCCTTCACCGATTAACCCCTTTATTTTCTTAATTTTAAATTTTTCGGCTATGAACTGTCTCTTAAAATTTACCGCATCAAGACAGGTGTAATTTGGAAAATCATAATTTAAACCAGTAGTTGATGGAGAACATGACCCGGGAGTTCCTAATGAACGAATATCAATACAATACAATTTACTAAGCAGGTCAGAATTACTGTTAATATACTCCTGAGAATTTGATAAAAAGGAATAAGTTCCTTTAAAAGTTGAAAAAAACAACACCGCATTAACAATATATCCTTCATCATCATATATTGGGGTTCCGTAAGTTGCATATTCAACTTCAACATCATTAAGGACACGGCCATACTGGAATTCAAATGAATCCATTTTACAGAAACCATGTTCATTCATAATCATAAAATTTCACCTTTAATAATAAGTAATTCTTGATTACATATAAAGTTTTATTAAAAAAAATTGAATAAAATTACAATTTTCATTCCATTTCGATTTTGAAATTTGCCAAAAGTTCTCTAAAAACATCACTGACAATTTCAAATAATCACATATCTTCCAGAAAACTGGTTAAAAATACAGTCATTTCAATTTCTTCACGGGCAATGAAATCATCCAACTTTATTTTAGCAACATCACTCTGGAAAGGATATAATCTCTCATCAAAATACATTTTGATTTTTAACATGCCCTCATGAATTTCACATTCTTCAGACAGATTGTTATGGAGATAATCCAACTGATTTGAAGACAGCCCGGATACGAAATATTCTATGAAATACTGTCCGTCAGCTTCACCATAATTTTCAATTTTAACCCTCATCAAAAATCACTCATAAACTCCTTAAGCTCGTAAGATATATTTTCAAGTTCATTAAAACATAAATGACCCAATTGAGAATCCATTATAATCAATTCAGAATTTTTTATCAATTTTGACATTGGAATTCCGTCAAGTTCCGGCGGGAAATGCGGGTCTTGCTTACATGAAACAATCAAAACTTTGGATTTGATTTTATCCAAATCATTTTCAACATTGAACTCCATGCTGGCCTTGTTGCAGTATTTTAAATCATAGATATCTGTTTCAATCATTTCATTTCCGAATTCTTCAAATTCAATACTTAACTCATCATTAGTTTTGCTTCTTAAAGCTTCCTTTGAAAGCCCAAAATTGAATTCTGCTAAACAAGCTATTCTTAAAGTTCGAATTAATGAATATGTCAATTCTCCTTTCGCATAATCCGGATCAGATTCAATGATTTCATCCACAAATCTTGAAAGGATAAAATCATGACCTGCAACCTTGTAGCTACTTACACCACAGATAATGAAGTCTTGAAAGTCAGGGTATTCGATTGCCTGGGTTAGGCCAACGAAACCTCCCATGGAATTTCCAATTAGTCCCAGAATATGGTCAATGTTGAATTTTTCAGATAAGAATTGTTTTTGAAAATTAACTACGTCAAGCATAGTATATTTGGGGAATTTATTTTTCAAACCAGTCTGTGATGGAGAACATGATCCTGCAGAACCTAAAGCAGTTAGACTAATAAAATAATATTTATTACTGTCAAACGGACAATCAGGATAGGTTAACGGCAAAATCTTATTAATGCCCTCGAAGCTGCCTAAGGAACCGCTGCAGTAAAGAATTGCATTGCTGATTAAACCATTTTCATCATGTTTTGGAGTTCCGTAAGTCATATATTCGACTTTAACATCGTTTAACACTTCTCCATTTTCAAATCTGAAAGAATCCATTATGAACTCTTCTTTTTTATTTTCAAAAAATTCTTCATCAAAAATATAAATTCCTCCTAAAACTTATCAATATATCTAAAAAACAAATTATTTAAATTAAACTAGACAATGTTATTGTGATGAAATATAAAATTTTAGAACACCCCAACAGTGATGAGGCATACGATTTAGTTCATGAAGCTTTAAGAAAAAGAGCGACTATAACAATCTTTGCTTGTTGTAAAGTGAATTATGAAGGTCGTGCATTAAGTGAATTAAACTGGGGAGAAAGAATAATAATGATAAAGCCGGATGGAACATTTTTAATCCATCAGGAAAAGAAAGTGGAACCTGTTAACTGGCAACCTCCAAAATCAAAAACAAGAGCTTACATTAAAAATGAAAACTTATTCCTGGAAAGTCACAGAAGGACTCCAAAAGAACTTTTGACAGTTGAAATAAGACAAATCCAATTTATTAATTATGCCAATATTGAAGACTTCGAAGAATTGGAACAGGCAGGATACGAAAAAGACATGGGCGATATGATAATGGATAAACCCCATATGATTGAAGAGGGATTTACTCCAACTGCAAGAGAATACAGTGTGGAACATGGATTTATTGACATTTTAGGAAAAGACAGTGACAATAACTTAATGATTCTTGAGCTAAAAGCCCGTAAAGCAGGCGTTAATGCTGTCAAACAACTTAAAAGATACCTTCTGGATTTTGAAAACACTGAAAATGATTATCTTAGAGAATGCCAAGCACAAAAAAAGAAAATAAGAGGTTTGCTTGTAGCACCATCAATCATGGATGATGCATTAGAAATGATTGAGGAAGAAGGTATCGAATTTGTATCAATAGAACCCCCTCGTGAATTGAAAAGAGATAAAAAAGTAACATTGGATGCATTTTAGTCTAATGCATCTTCAATTTTTTTAAGCTCATTTTTGTAGAATTCCTTAGTGAAATCATTAGCCGGAATTGAAGTGGTTACATGACACTCCTTTTCTAGTTTATATATTAGATATTCTTCATTCTGAAGAGGAACAGTACTGTCTTCATCCAATAATTCCAAACCTTCCAATTCGGCCATTATATTGTCAAATTCTTCTTGTTCTAATGAAATGACATCATCCAATTCCATTTCTTGAACTTTAGGATTTAACTGCATAGCAATAGCTACAAAACCATTAACTTCCTTATCTGAAATTGAAAATCTTGAATTCCTGATTTCATCCATGGAAAATTTAATATGGGTAATGGTGTTTTTTGTAACTGGAATCTCATGGGACAGTCCAATTTGATTAATTTCATAGTTATTTTTCCAATCCCCAATTTTATAGATTGCATAATTCATATCATTAACATTAATTTTTTCGTCAGCCATCATATCACAATCATAAATATATTTTTATAATAATAAAAACATTATTATAAATATACATTATTAATAAAATGTAAATTTTAATGGAGGTTAAGTTGTGAAAAAATGTCCTGAATGTGGAAATCCTAGTTATGATGGAGCTCCTGTTTGTGGAAATTGTGGATATAACTTCCCCAAACCAAAAGTTAAAGCTCGTAAAAAAGACAGCATATTTCAAAATGAACAACGAGCTGAAATTCCTAAAAAAGAGAACATCATTCGCGAGGAACCAAAAGTTGATATTTCCAAAGATAAGCCAAAAGTGGAAAAACCTTCCAATCAACAAAGTACACTCGACATAATTAAAGAAAAAAAACTTATTATTGGAGCCATTGTGCTTATTACTTTAATTGTAATTTGTGGAATTGTCCTTACAGGGTCAAATAAAAACACCTCTCCTATTCAAGGCAGTAGTAATTTACTTGAATATAATGCTGGTGATTTTGCATTCAAATACCCTGAAAGTTGGAATAGTGTAAATCTTAGTGATGCAGATCATGAAGGCGCTGTATTTTTCCAAAATGATAATAATACAATTATAGAACATTATAACATTACAAGTAGTGCTAGTTCACTAAAAGACATCAATCAACAAAGAATCAGTCATGCATTAAGTAATGGTGACGCTATTGAACTTGTTGAAACCGTCACATTAGATGGCAGAAACGGGTCAAACATCATTGTTGAAAATGCCGATGGAAACTACACCAGATATGTTTCAATGTTTACTGATGGAGAATTATACGTGTTCAAGATTACTGGAGATTCTATTAACTCCATTACATCAGACAGCATCAATCAAGTAGTTAATTCCGCAGATATTATTTAAGTATGATTTAATTCATACTTATTTTTCTTATTTTAAAAGGTCATAATATGACAAAAATCAAAATTGCTCTTTGTCAAATGAATGTCATTGACAATAAAGAGGAAAATTTAAAAAAAGCAAGTTCAATGATTAATAAGGCTTGCAAGAATGCTGATTTTATTGTTTTACCTGAAATGTTTAACTGTCCCTATTCTAATGATAAATTTATAGAATATGGTGAAGTGGAAAATGACAGTTACACATTAAACCAGATATCCTCATTAGCTAAATCCAATAAGACATACATTTTAGCAGGCTCAATTCCTGAAAAAGAAAATGAAAAACTTTACAATACATCCTATCTTTTCAACAAAGAAGGAGATATTATAGCAAAGCATAGAAAAATGCATCTTTTTGATATTGATGTTAAAGATAAGATTACTTTTAAAGAATCCGATGTTTTAACAGCTGGAGATGAATTTACCACCGCTGAAACAGAATTTGGAAAAATAGGTATTGGAATCTGCTATGACATCCGTTTTCCAGAGCTTGCACGAATTATGGTGGAAGACGGAGCATTAATATTATTCTACCCCGGCGCATTCAATATGACCACCGGCCCTGCCCACTGGGAACTTCTTTTTAAATCACGTGCTCTGGACAATCAGGTTTATTGCGTGGGAGTTGCACCTGCATTAAACAGGGACGCATCATATCACAGTTTCGGACATTCAATAATTACAAATCCCTGGGGCGAAATTATAGCAGAAGCTGGTGAAAAAGAGGAAATAATATATGGTGAAATTGATTTAGATGAAATAAAAAAAATAAGGGAAGAACTTCCTCTTTTAAAAAATAAAAGAGAAGATCTCTATGAAATTATTAAAAAATAACTATTTCAATTTAGCCAATCTTTTCTCGAAGTAAGGTAATTTCTTTTCATTATCAGCAAATACTTCAATTGCAGTTTCAATGACCCTTATTTCATTGTCTCTATCATTAGCTTTTCTGTAAAGAACACATAATCTTTTATATGGAGCATCTTTAGGCTGTTTTGCATCAACATATCTTTCGTATTCTTTTATAGCTTTTTGAAGATTGGTTTTTTCCATTTCTTTAATTGTACTCATAGGTATTACTTTAACAATGGATTTTCCTGAAGATTTAGCTTTTTGTCTTTTTTGTGCTTTTTTAATAGCTTTATTACATGATTTTTTGAAATCCTTATCCTCTTCTGATTTTCTTGCTTTTTTAATCAAATTGATTGATTCATCTGTTGCAATATCCCCTAATGCCTGGATTGCAGCGAGTCTGACACCCCAATCTTCATCTTCAAGACATTTTGCAATAGTATCCAATTCATCTTCAGCCTGAAGATCACCAAGAGAACGTACTGCAACTTTTCTAACACCAAAATCTTCATCTTCAGTTGCTTCAACAAAATAAGGAATAACTTTTTTATCTTCAGTTTCTTTAAGTGCAAAAGCTAAAAAACGTTTGTCTTTACCTTCTGCATTTTTAAATTCATCAATTAATTTATCGACAGCCACATCCCCCATACTACCTAAAATTTCAGCTGCTTTAAATCTTACTTGAGCATTTTCATCAGTGGTAGCTTTAATCAATGGTTCAATAGCTGATTCATCATTAGTTCCAACTAATGATTCTATAGCTTCTTTTCGAACTTTAACATCATCATTTGATAAGTTGTTAATAGCTTCATCAAAACTTAAATTAGACATGATATTAAATTAGTTTTTAAGAATATATAAATACCCATTACACATGACCGTTTAAAATTCATATGAAACAGAAAACAGTTAGTCAAAAAAAGTAAAAATAATTAGACACTAAAAAAGAAATTTACATCGATTAATTATCGAAAAAAAGAAAAAAAGAAAATTGAAAATAAAATTTTCAATTTAAATACAGGTGTATCCACCATCTACAGCAATTGCTTGACCAGTTACGTAACTGGATTTAGGGGATGCTAAGTATACAACAGTGGAGTCTAATTCACCATCAACACCAGATCTTCCAACAGGTACAACAGTTTTTGTGTATGCTTTGTATTCGTCATTGTCGATAGTTGAACGAGTAAGTTCTGTTGGGAAAGTACCTGGACAGATTGCATTTACAGTAATGTTGTATTTTGCCCATTCTGCTGCTAATTGTCTTGTGAGGTTTACTACTCCACCTTTTGCAGCTGCATATGGGGATGTTGGGGTTGCCATTGTTCCAACTAAACCAAACATAGATGCGGTGTTAATGATTCTTCCGTATTTTTGTGGAATCATTGCTTCACGAGCAACAGCTCTTGACATTTTGAAGGTACCTGTGAGGTCTACATCAACAGTTTTGTTCCATTCATCGTCAGTTAATAATTCTGCTTCTTTTGTTGCTCCGTATCCTGCATTGTTGTGGAGGATATCAATTCTTCCAAAGTGATCCATGACTTCTTTTACGCAATTTTCAACACTTTCAGTATCGGTTACATCACAGACTACGCCGATGCAGTCTACGCCAAGTTCTTTAATTTCTTCTGCAACTTGATCTAATCTTTCTTTCCTTCTTCCGGTAACTACGATGTTAGCACCATATCTTGCATATGCTTTTGCCATATCAACACCAATACCGGAGGATGCTCCGCTTACTAAAGCTACTTGTCCTGATAAATTAAATAAATCATTCATGTTTTCACGCTCCACCACATAAATTAACATCATAAGTTATTCATATGGTTAATATAAATTATGTCAAGATTAGTTTATAAATTTTTCATTTTTATATCATTTTTTAGAATAAAAGTTGATTGTTGATGGATTATATCTAATATTTTTGACATTTAGACAATTCATGTTTAATTTCTATTATAGGACTCCATTTCTATAACCCCCATATTTAAATTAGAATCTAATTTAACGTGAAAAAAATCATATTTAATAACGATTAATACAAAATTAAAACCATAGAAAATTATCAAAAAGGGAACCTGCGAAAATGATTGAAGAGCAAACAAAAAGTTATACCAAAAAGCAAATTTTAAAAACCCTACATCCATGGGTTCAAAAATGGTTTAACTCAAAGTTTAAAGACTTTACTCCTGCACAGAAAAAATCAATCATTGACATCCACAAAAGAAATAACATCTTAATTTCATCACCGACAGGTTCAGGTAAAACATTGACCGCATTTTTATCTGTCATCAGCGAACTGACATCACTTGCCGAAAAAGATCAATTGGAGGACAAGGTTTATTGCATTTACATCTCACCATTGAAGGCATTGGATAACGATATCGAAAAAAACTTGGATGAACCCCTGAAGGGAATTGAAGAAATAGCCGGCCGTGATTTAGGAATTAGAAAAGCCGTAAGAACAGGAGACACTTCCCAGTATCAAAGGCAGAAAATGCTTAAAAAACCGCCGCATATTCTGATTACTACCCCCGAAACATTATCCATTTTGCTTGTTGCACCGAAATTTAGGGAAAAATTAAGTGGGGTGAAATATGTCATAATAGACGAAATTCACTCATTGGCCGAGAATAAACGTGGAGTTCACCTCAGTTTATCTTTGGAAAGACTGCAGCATCTAATAGGACAGTACACCCGTATCGGATTGTCTGCAACAGTAAGCCCGATTGAGGAAGTTGCACGATTTTTAGTAGGCTATGAATACGGAGTTGAGCGGAACTGCAAAATTGTAAATGTAAATTATTTAAAAGAGCTGGACATGGAAGTAATGTGTCCGGTAAGCGATATTGTTCTAGCTGACGAAGAGGACACCAGACTCGGAATGTATGATTTACTGGATGATTTGATTTGGGAAAACAAGACCACATTAGTATTTACCAATACCCGTAGCGGAACAGAGAGATTTGTCTATAATTTAAAGAAAATGTATCCAATGCACTATAATGATACAAACATTATGGCACACCACTCATCACTATCCAAGGAAGTGCGCCTGGAAACCGAAAACAAACTAAAAGAGGGAAAACTGAAAGCAGTTATCTCATCAACATCTCTTGAACTTGGAATCGATATAGGATACATTGATCTGGTCGTTTTAATCAATTCACCAAAATCCGTATCCAGAGCCCTTCAAAGGATTGGAAGAAGCGGTCACAGATTGCATGAAAAATCTAGGGGAAAAATCATTGTTACCGACCGTGACGATTTAGTGGAATGTTCCGTATTGCTTAAAAATGCAAAAGAAGGTAAAATCGATAAAATATCAATACCAACAAACTGCTTGGACGTTTTAGCACAACACATTTATGGGATGAGCATTGAAAATCCATGGGACATTGACTATGCATATGATGTGATTTGCAAAAGCTACTGCTATAGACATCTCACAAGGGACGATTATGAAGATGTTTTAAGTTACATGGCCGGAGAATATCCTGAACTTGAAGAAAGATACGTTTATGCAAAGATTTGGATTGATTATAAAGAAAATACCTTTGGAAAACGTGGAAAACTAGCTAGAATGCTTTATTCAACAAACATCGGAACAATACCAGATTCATCTGGAGTTTTGGTTAAATGTGATGGAGAAACCGTTGGTAAAATAGAAGAAACATTCATGGAAAGACTTAAAAAAGGAGATACATTCGTTTTGGGCGGTAGAACCTACAGATTCAACTACGGAAAAGGAATGACAATCAATGTAACTCCAGCAAGCGGACCTCCGACAATACCTTCATGGTTTTCACAGCAGCTCCCACTGGCTTTTGACCTAGCAATGGACATACAGCAATTCAGAGACCACATGGATTCTAAATTCCAATATCGCAGAAGCAAAGAGGAAATCATGGAATTTATTCATGAATACTTATACGTAGACGATTTTGCGGCAAATTCCATATATGAATATTTCGTGGAACAATTCAAATATGCTAAAATCCCAACCAAACGCAGGTTATTAATCGAATATTATAAAGGATTTGGCGGAAGACGCTTTGTCATATTCCATTCATTATTCGGAAGAAAGGTCAACGATGCCCTTTCAAGAGCTGTCGCATACATTGTTGCTCAAAAATACAACATGAACGTTACCATTTCAATATCCGATAACGGATTCTATTTATCATCAGACAGTAAAATCGGAGGGCTCGAATCATTTAGAGAAATAAATCCTGAAAACTTTGAAACCATTCTGATTAATGCATTGAATAAAACAGAAACTTTAGCTTCAAGATTCAGGCATTGTGCCGGAAGATCCCTGATGACACTTAGAAGAT of Methanobrevibacter sp. contains these proteins:
- a CDS encoding zinc ribbon domain-containing protein, with the protein product MKKCPECGNPSYDGAPVCGNCGYNFPKPKVKARKKDSIFQNEQRAEIPKKENIIREEPKVDISKDKPKVEKPSNQQSTLDIIKEKKLIIGAIVLITLIVICGIVLTGSNKNTSPIQGSSNLLEYNAGDFAFKYPESWNSVNLSDADHEGAVFFQNDNNTIIEHYNITSSASSLKDINQQRISHALSNGDAIELVETVTLDGRNGSNIIVENADGNYTRYVSMFTDGELYVFKITGDSINSITSDSINQVVNSADII
- a CDS encoding carbon-nitrogen hydrolase family protein, coding for MTKIKIALCQMNVIDNKEENLKKASSMINKACKNADFIVLPEMFNCPYSNDKFIEYGEVENDSYTLNQISSLAKSNKTYILAGSIPEKENEKLYNTSYLFNKEGDIIAKHRKMHLFDIDVKDKITFKESDVLTAGDEFTTAETEFGKIGIGICYDIRFPELARIMVEDGALILFYPGAFNMTTGPAHWELLFKSRALDNQVYCVGVAPALNRDASYHSFGHSIITNPWGEIIAEAGEKEEIIYGEIDLDEIKKIREELPLLKNKREDLYEIIKK
- a CDS encoding HEAT repeat domain-containing protein — encoded protein: MSNLSFDEAINNLSNDDVKVRKEAIESLVGTNDESAIEPLIKATTDENAQVRFKAAEILGSMGDVAVDKLIDEFKNAEGKDKRFLAFALKETEDKKVIPYFVEATEDEDFGVRKVAVRSLGDLQAEDELDTIAKCLEDEDWGVRLAAIQALGDIATDESINLIKKARKSEEDKDFKKSCNKAIKKAQKRQKAKSSGKSIVKVIPMSTIKEMEKTNLQKAIKEYERYVDAKQPKDAPYKRLCVLYRKANDRDNEIRVIETAIEVFADNEKKLPYFEKRLAKLK
- a CDS encoding SDR family oxidoreductase yields the protein MNDLFNLSGQVALVSGASSGIGVDMAKAYARYGANIVVTGRRKERLDQVAEEIKELGVDCIGVVCDVTDTESVENCVKEVMDHFGRIDILHNNAGYGATKEAELLTDDEWNKTVDVDLTGTFKMSRAVAREAMIPQKYGRIINTASMFGLVGTMATPTSPYAAAKGGVVNLTRQLAAEWAKYNITVNAICPGTFPTELTRSTIDNDEYKAYTKTVVPVGRSGVDGELDSTVVYLASPKSSYVTGQAIAVDGGYTCI
- a CDS encoding ATP-dependent helicase, with the translated sequence MIEEQTKSYTKKQILKTLHPWVQKWFNSKFKDFTPAQKKSIIDIHKRNNILISSPTGSGKTLTAFLSVISELTSLAEKDQLEDKVYCIYISPLKALDNDIEKNLDEPLKGIEEIAGRDLGIRKAVRTGDTSQYQRQKMLKKPPHILITTPETLSILLVAPKFREKLSGVKYVIIDEIHSLAENKRGVHLSLSLERLQHLIGQYTRIGLSATVSPIEEVARFLVGYEYGVERNCKIVNVNYLKELDMEVMCPVSDIVLADEEDTRLGMYDLLDDLIWENKTTLVFTNTRSGTERFVYNLKKMYPMHYNDTNIMAHHSSLSKEVRLETENKLKEGKLKAVISSTSLELGIDIGYIDLVVLINSPKSVSRALQRIGRSGHRLHEKSRGKIIVTDRDDLVECSVLLKNAKEGKIDKISIPTNCLDVLAQHIYGMSIENPWDIDYAYDVICKSYCYRHLTRDDYEDVLSYMAGEYPELEERYVYAKIWIDYKENTFGKRGKLARMLYSTNIGTIPDSSGVLVKCDGETVGKIEETFMERLKKGDTFVLGGRTYRFNYGKGMTINVTPASGPPTIPSWFSQQLPLAFDLAMDIQQFRDHMDSKFQYRRSKEEIMEFIHEYLYVDDFAANSIYEYFVEQFKYAKIPTKRRLLIEYYKGFGGRRFVIFHSLFGRKVNDALSRAVAYIVAQKYNMNVTISISDNGFYLSSDSKIGGLESFREINPENFETILINALNKTETLASRFRHCAGRSLMTLRRYKGESKSVGRQQVRGKILLKFVQEMDDNFSILKEARREALEDYMDIKNALKVIEMIDREEMEIKTINTVIPSPFAFNLVSQGYLDVLNQNDKGEFTKRMHQAILDQIKDKLKDIY